AAAAGAGACTGATGATAAATCTGAAAACCTGTCCTGTCATCACCCGGTGTCGGTACCGTCACAACCAGTTTGTAATGGTGATGGAGTGTTGATCTTGGTCTtgaattttctttatttatactCTTTGGTAAAATACTGCGGTTATATGCAGGCTGCTGCGTAATGACAGTACTGTTGGGAATGGTAATATAGTGTTGAAAGATATGCAATACATTCTCTTTTGTCTTTTAATTCaataaaaagacacaaaaaatttaaatcataataataataattacaaatatttatacgttacacttttacacttcataatttttaaaatattaaagaaaagcGGGTGCAATTTTTCCTATAGCCATATAATGAGCCACTGagatatcatcatcattatcattccACAATACACAGACACCACAttgcacaccacactacacacaccaaaGCAATCACCTgaaaaaccatagcaaccacctgggataccatagcaactgcctagcaaccacatggaatgCCATAGAAGCCCCATGCATGGCCATATATTTAAAGGACCTGTAGAAAGATCAGGAGGACTACGCACTGCTGAGCAGTGTGTGATAAATGTGTAGATTCTCCAGATTGACGTGAAAGTCATTAAAGCCAAAGTTAATAAGCTGAAGAACTGTTCAAACGTTTTCTGTTACATTCACTGTCCTTTAATTAGACTGTTAGGATGTAGAGAATATATGATTAAACCAATTATTTTAACAACGAAAATACAGCAACTGATAAGTGATTATTAGAATTGGTGTGTCTGATCtaaattattctaattattctggcatgacacactcacactcaccccAAGTCTCTCATGCCCTGAATCTGGTCACCCTATCTCACAGAAGCTCAATCTTCAATGTGTTGCATCGGTATAGAGCAGAGCTGCTAATGTTTTTAAACACCCCAGTGCCACTACTGGACTGAAAACAGTGGTCCAAACAAAACTATCTGGCCAACAGTGTCCCATGGGCACCATCCTGTGATCACTGATGTAAAACTAGAAAATGATCAACACAAACTGTACAGCAGCAGATGAGCTTCGGCCTCTGATTTCACATCTACAAAGTGGACCAACAGAGTGGATGCACCTTATAGATGGACAGTGAGGTCATATAGTGTTTAAAACCTCCAACAGCTCTTCTGTGTCTGATCTAGTTgaaccagcaaaacacacactaacacaccaccaccacatcagtgtcactgcagtgctgagaatgatccaccaccaaaataatagctgctctgtggtggtcctgttaGGGTCCTGATCATTAAAGAACAGGTAAGAGGAGGATAATAAAGTCTGCAGAGTAACAGACGAACTGAAGTCTGTAATTGTAGAATTACAAAGTGCACCTCTatgataagtggagctgataaaatggacaagATCTGTGTATTGAATGAAGTGACCAGTAAGtggatatatatacatatagttgatcctttattatattttacttttaataaaatgtctttttagttttttaatgaGCTGTTCTCATTTGGGTGCTCACCCCCTAAACCTCTAAACCTACAATCGCCCCTGCatattatatgtacatattatACACATTATTGTAAAGGATGCagctacatttattatttttaataatattgtttattaacaGATCTCTTTCTCCTACTCCTGACAAAATGGCAAAATATTAATCGTAAACATCAGAGTTTAATGATTTGCAATTTTAATAatatggttaaaacaaagataGAATTACAACATTCTTTCAAACTAAATGAATTGTACATTTATACTTACAGCAGATTCAAGACTATACAGAACAGTGACTATAGAAAAGCATAGTTATTGATACAGAATTACACATATAATCTATTTACTTGCTCTGCAAGTAGAAAAGCTACATATTCACAGCAAATGATAAAAGTATTATGATACAAAACTTACGTATTATATTgatcacaaaacaaaacaaaacaaatggaaaaaaaaataaagtgcgTAATGCTAAAGGAATAAAAAAGTGgttcacatttacattacagaACACAATGTACACATATTTACACCATTCATCATCATCTAGTAATGTctaatttacaaaaacaaatgtaacaTAGGTACATGTTTTGAGATATACTGTGTGCCTATTTTAATGTGTTTGATCTTTTCACTTCTGCTGTCCTCTAGCCCTTTATCAGTGGTAAGTTTGTAATCATAGGCCTCTGTGCTGGATATATATTTGGGTGGCAGATTATGAAATAGCCCATCTATAATTACTCTTTTGAAGCTGTTTGGCAGAATTTGTTATACCTATATAAtagcaaaaatataaaaatggacTTCTTTCACTAACAATTTTCTCTACATAATTCTTAtaggtctgtctgtctccacTGTGCCGAACACAGGGTAAATTCTCTCAGACCTAAAGTctgttttaaatgtgtaaatatgtctCCTGTTCTCTGAATCATAGAAAGAAATCTGGCCTTCTTCTATGTCTAGATACACTCCTATCCTGGAGGGAGTGGGCTGATTAAGTCTGGTGACCGGATCAGTCATCGCCATCAGAGAGCCGAGCTGCAGGCGCAGAGTCCAGTACCCAGCTGTTGTGTTCATGTTAACAAAACCTCTTCGTGGAGCAGAATCCTTTACTACACCTATTCTCCAATCACATTTCCTCTGTACATCTACCTCCCAATAATGCCTGCCTGTGGTGTAGCCATCTACAGCTTGCACAAACGTCCAACAGTCAAATTTCGAACAGCTTCTATGGCGTTCCTTGAAGGTGCTGGACTTGCTCTCCTCATGTGTCAAAGTTCTTACAGTTTTTCCATCTTCAGACAGCAACAGATTTGAGTTCGCTGTTTCTGGATCTAGTGTAACATTagctaaaaaaagaataatgtgaatataaaatatgattatACAGGGTAAATTGTGTTGAGGTTACTtgatataataatttatatgtattttataacTGGATGTTGTTGTATTTTGGGTCAAGTGTCAATTTTGAATGATTATCATTTATTGTTGCATTTGGATCTGAAATGGTTAAAACTGCTTATGCATATTAATGTGATACCTTGTAGTCTTGTGATCCAATTCCATACTGAAAAATAGAAATATGTAACAATAAGCCAacataacaaaataataaaactaaacatgtgtcacaacaacaataaaacaagtCTGCTGACAAAATTCTGACCTGGGACAGGGATATACACTCCACctgaaaaaatatgtatatttattaaatatatatatttagggcGTTTAATAAGGATGTATCGTGTACAAAGAAACTACAAACAATAATGTCTCACCTGCTTTTTTAAACATCTGTTGACTCTTAAACCACTGTTTCTGAATGGATTCCTGAAAAACACATAAGCAGCCGTGATCTAATTCTGGATACTGAATTCACATCATGCTCTTATTTAGGAAAAACCCAACATATGACTGCATGTACCTCAGACATGTACTTATATGACTGCATGTACCTCAGACATGTACCTATATGACTGCATGTACCTCAGACATGTACTTATATGACTGCATGTACCTTAGACATGTACTTATATGACTGCATGTACCTCAGACATGTTGTCCTGTAGCATAGTTCTGATGATGAAATCCATGACTGGCAGAAAGTTGACCAGGTAACCTTTCTT
The genomic region above belongs to Salminus brasiliensis chromosome 8, fSalBra1.hap2, whole genome shotgun sequence and contains:
- the LOC140561285 gene encoding E3 ubiquitin-protein ligase TRIM39-like translates to MCMDLKLQKRFSCQRKMVFSKTDYSTGGYHSQGNLMIPNKRKQRTTNSEPFIKPNLSCVMQLADQLIEKILSQLIAKESVSLREDYKDMLKDLSKQWKKGYLVNFLPVMDFIIRTMLQDNMSEESIQKQWFKSQQMFKKAGGVYIPVPVWNWITRLQANVTLDPETANSNLLLSEDGKTVRTLTHEESKSSTFKERHRSCSKFDCWTFVQAVDGYTTGRHYWEVDVQRKCDWRIGVVKDSAPRRGFVNMNTTAGYWTLRLQLGSLMAMTDPVTRLNQPTPSRIGVYLDIEEGQISFYDSENRRHIYTFKTDFRSERIYPVFGTVETDRPIRIM